In Macrobrachium rosenbergii isolate ZJJX-2024 chromosome 16, ASM4041242v1, whole genome shotgun sequence, a single genomic region encodes these proteins:
- the LOC136846916 gene encoding small proline-rich protein 3-like yields the protein MPQPRSADMPQPRSINMPQPRSIDMPQPRSADMPQPRSIDMPQPRSADMPQPRSINMPQPRSINMPQPRSIDIPQPRSADMPQPRSIDMPQPRSVDMPQPRSIDMPQPRSVEIPQPRSIDMPQPRSIDMPQPRSIDMPQPRSIDMPQPRTIVTPQPRSIDMPQPRSVVTPQPRSVVTPQPQSIDMHQPRSIDMPQPRSVDMPQPRSIDMPQPRSIVTPQPRSVDMPQPRSIDMPQPRSVDMPQPRSIDMPQPRSIVTPQPRSIVTPQPRSIVTPQPRSIDMPQPRSMHRGLSQDTTVNHKGAIKTQRYG from the coding sequence ATGCCTCAGCCACGGTCTGCAGATATGCCTCAGCCACGGTCTATAAATATGCCTCAGCCACGGTCTATAGATATGCCTCAACCACGGTCTGCAGATATGCCTCAGCCACGGTCTATAGATATGCCTCAGCCACGGTCTGCAGATATGCCTCAGCCACGGTCTATAAATATGCCTCAGCCACGGTCTATAAATATGCCTCAGCCACGGTCTATAGATATACCTCAACCACGGTCTGCAGATATGCCTCAGCCACGGTCTATAGATATGCCTCAGCCAAGGTCTGTAGATAtgcctcagccacggtccatagATATGCCTCAGCCACGGTCTGTAGAGATACCTCAGCCAAGGTCTATAGATATGCCTCAGCCAAGGTCTATAGATATGCCTCAGCCAAGGTCTATAGATATGCCTCAGCCAAGGTCTATAGATATGCCTCAGCCACGGACTATAGTTACGCCTCAGCCACGGTCTATAGATATGCCTCAGCCACGGTCTGTAGTTACGCCTCAGCCACGGTCTGTAGTTACGCCTCAGCCACAGTCTATAGATATGCATCAGCCACGGTCCATAGATATGCCTCAGCCACGGTCTGTAGATATGCCCCAGCCACGGTCTATAGATATGCCTCAGCCACGGTCTATAGTTACGCCTCAGCCACGGTCTGTAGATATGCCCCAGCCACGGTCCATAGATATGCCTCAGCCACGGTCTGTAGATATGCCCCAGCCACGGTCTATAGATATGCCTCAGCCACGGTCTATAGTTACGCCTCAGCCACGGTCTATAGTTACGCCTCAGCCACGGTCTATAGTTACGCCTCAGCCACGGTCTATAGATATGCCTCAGCCACGGTCTATGCACCGTGGCCTCAGCCAGGATACAACGGTTAATCATAAAGGAGCCATCAAAACCCAACGATACGGGTAA